One region of Juglans microcarpa x Juglans regia isolate MS1-56 chromosome 7S, Jm3101_v1.0, whole genome shotgun sequence genomic DNA includes:
- the LOC121240447 gene encoding LOB domain-containing protein 13-like gives MIKRETDASSQMGGRHLFGPAGSTINTLTPCAACKLLRRRCTEECPFSPYFSPHEPQKFAAVHKVFGASNVSKMLMEVPESQRADAANSLVYEANLRLRDPIHGCMGAISALQQQIQSLQGELNEVRTLMMRHKFREVIGNNISSSTTAAADLVSSRVPAVSIASAPPPQTLPPPPEILSPLPFAVPSLSSSSSSSSLYTPRPTSTTGYSSIGNIVPYFD, from the exons ATGATCAAAAGAGAGACGGATGCATCTTCTCAAATGGGAGGGAGACATTTATTCGGTCCTGCTGGGTCGACCATAAACACTCTTACACCATGTGCTGCATGTAAGCTCTTGAGACGAAGGTGTACTGAAGAATGCCCTTTCTCGCCATATTTCTCTCCGCATGAGCCCCAAAAATTTGCAGCTGTTCACAAAGTTTTTGGTGCAAGCAACGTCTCCAAGATGCTAATG GAAGTGCCAGAGAGCCAAAGAGCTGATGCGGCGAACAGTCTGGTTTATGAAGCAAACTTGAGGCTGAGAGACCCGATACATGGGTGCATGGGTGCAATTTCTGCTTTGCAACAACAAATTCAATCTTTGCAAGGAGAACTTAATGAAGTAAGGACTCTGATGATGAGACACAAATTCAGAGAAGTTATTGGTAACAACATTTCATCTAGTACTACTGCTGCTGCTGATTTAGTTTCTTCTCGGGTGCCGGCTGTTTCGATTGCTTCTGCACCACCACCACAGactcttcctcctccaccagAAATATTGTCACCTCTACCTTTTGCTGTCCCTTCTttgtcttcttcatcatcttcttcttctctgtaTACACCGCGGCCTACAAGCACCACAGGTTACAGCTCAATTGGTAATATTGTCCCATATTTTGACTGA